The Arachis ipaensis cultivar K30076 chromosome B10, Araip1.1, whole genome shotgun sequence DNA window NNNNNNNNNNNNNNNNNNNNNNNNNNNNNNNNNNNNNNNNNNNNNNNNNNNNNNNNNNNNNNNNNNNNNNNNNNNNNNNNNNNNNNNNNNNNNNNNNNNNNNNNNNNNNNNNNNNNNNNNNNNNNNNNNNNNNNNNNNNNNNNNNNNNNNNNNNNNNNNNNNNNNNNNNNNNNNNNNNNNNNNNNNNNNNNNNNNNNNNNNNNNNNNNNNNNNNNNNNNNNNNNNNNNNNNNNNNNNNNNNNNNNNNNNNNNNNNNNNNNNNNNNNNNNNNNNNNNNNNNNNNNNNNNNNNNNNNNNNNNNNNNNNNNNNNNNNNNNNNNNNNNNNNNNNNNNNNNNNNNNNNNNNNNNNNNNNNNNNNNNNNNNNNNNNNNNNNNNNNNNNNNNNNNNNNNNNNNNNNNNNNNNNNNNNNNNNNNNNNNNNNNNNNNNNNNNNNNNNNNNNNNNNNNNNNNNNNNNNNNNNNNNNNNNNNNNNNNNNNNNNNNNNNNNNNNNNNNNNNNNNNNNNNNNNNNNNNNNNNNNNNNNNNNNNNNNNNNNNNNNNNNNNNNNNNNNNNNNNNNNNNNNNNNNNNNNNNNNNNNNNNNNNNNNNNNNNNNNNNNNNNNNNNNNNNNNNNNNNNNNNNNNNNNNNNNNNNNNNNNNNNNNNNNNNNNNNNNNNNNNNNNNNNNNNNNNNNNNNNNNNNNNNNNNNNNNNNNNNNNNNNNNNNNNNNNNNNNNNNNNNNNNNNNNNNNNNNNNNNNNNNNNNNNNNNNNNNNNNNNNNNNNNNNNNNNNNNNNNNNNNNNNNNNNNNNNNNNNNNNNNNNNNNNNNNNNNNNNNNNNNNNNNNNNNNNNNNNNNNNNNNNNNNNNNNNNNNNNNNNNNNNNNNNNNNNNNNNNNNNNNNNNNNNNNNNNNNNNNNNNNNNNNNNNNNNNNNNNNNNNNNNNNNNNNNNNNNNNNNNNNNNNNNNNNNNNNNNNNNNNNNNNNNNNNNNNNNNNNNNNNNNNNNNNNNNNNNNNNNNNNNNNNNNNNNNNNNNNNNNNNNNNNNNNNNNNNNNNNNNNNNNNNNNNNNNNNNNNNNNNNNNNNNNNNNNNNNNNNNNNNNNNNNNNNNNNNNNNNNNNNNNNNNNNNNNNNNNNNNNNNNNNNNNNNNNNNNNNNNNNNNNNNNNNNNNNNNNNNNNNNNNNNNNNNNNNNNNNNNNNNNNNNNNNNNNNNNNNNNNNNNNNNNNNNNNNNNNNNNNNNNNNNNNNNNNNNNNNNNNNNNNNNNNNNNNNNNNNNNNNNNNNNNNNNNNNNNNNNNNNNNNNNNNNNNNNNNNNNNNNNNNNNNNNNNNNNNNNNNNNNNNNNNNNNNNNNNNNNNNNNNNNNNNNNNNNNNNNNNNNNNNNNNNNNNNNNNNNNNNNNNNNNNNNNNNNNNNNNNNNNNNNNNNNNNNNNNNNNNNNNNNNNNNNNNNNNNNNNNNNNNNNNNNNNNNNNNNNNNNNNNNNNNNNNNNNNNNNNNNNNNNNNNNNNNNNNNNNNNNNNNNNNNNNNNNNNNNNNNNNNNNNNNNNNNNNNNNNNNNNNNNNNNNNNNNNNNNNNNNNNNNNNNNNNNNNNNNNNNNNNNNNNNNNNNNNNNNNNNNNNNNNNNNNNNNNNNNNNNNNNNNNNNNNNNNNNNNNNNNNNNNNNNNNNNNNNNNNNNNNNNNNCTATTAAtctcatatttattttaaattaaatatgataTTGAGACATAACTTAATCATATATAATTTATActaaatacaaattaaaaatttaatttaatctccatctctcaattttagttttttttttttgttttaacacAATCTAAGAGATCATATTAAGATTATCagcaataaaatttttaaatttattacatTAATAAATACATGATAACTGTATTGAAAACCTAAAGTTTAGATGTTTTTTTTGAAACATTGAGAGCTCAACACATTAACGTAGAACAAACAAACAAAAGCTAAAACAAAACACTATGGACAAATAAACCAACTCCTGGTATCGCCGGCAATGCCCTCAACCACCATTAGGTTCACACCCAATCCACTCTGTGTAGCTCAACCACGTCTTTGTTTGAATGATCTCAATACTTGCACTTTTATTGTTGAAAATTCTGGCATTACGTTCCAACCAGATGttccaaatcactgcaaagaacGCCGTCAACCACACCTTCTGCCCTTGTCTTCTGTTGTGCATGCCAATCCAACTCTCAAACAGATCTTTAATGGTTCCAGGAATTACCCATTTTCTACCAAATAATTGCAACCAAgagcaccacacctgccatgtaacCTCACAAAGAAGAAACAAATGCTCAACAGATTCTATCCCCTTGTTACACCGGACACAATTATTATCACTGAGATTAGCAACTTCTAACCTCGTCAATCTCTCCTTAGTATTAAGTCTACCCACTAGCACAAACCATCCAAAAGCAGCTCAATTCTTGAGGGTACGAAGCCTCTCCATAGTGAACTTGTAAAGCTATAACTCGTGATCTTGTCCGACATCGTCTCTGGCTGTATGGCCTGCAGAAAAGATTTAGTAGAAAAGACCCCTTTAGTATCGAACTTCCACACAACATTATCCTCGGTCCCATGTGACAACTTTACTGGCCTTAGCCTCTCATGGAGCTGATGGACAAGTTCCAGCTCCCACTGGAAAAGCTCCCTCCTCCATTGAAAATTTCATATTCACTCtagcccatcccaaaacccacagtccCCGATGACAAATCCTTGTTGGCTTGAAATAGAGAAGAGTCTTTGGAAGCTAACTTTCAGAGGACCACCCTGAACCCAGTTATCTTCCCAAAACCGGGTTTGCCTGCCATTACCAACTTCCATTGGCAAACCACTAATCATTTTTTCTCGCACCCGTTGTTCTTTTATACTCAGCTGGCATATGTCTTTCCAAGGCCCTCCTTTTACCAGTAATGTCTGAGTTGCTAGCATTATATTAGGGTTCAACTTGTTGCAAGAACACACAATCTTCTTCCACAGCGggcaatcctcctttgaaaacctccaccaccacttaaacaagaaTGCTATGTTTCTAAGTACTGCATCTCCAACCCCTAAACCCCCAGCCTTTTTTGGAGCCTGGACCATCTCCCACTTTACTAACGGGATACCATAGGTACCGTCCTCCTTACACCACATAAAGCTCCTTTGTAATAAGATCAGCTTGTCGGCCACCGCCTTCGGCATCTTGTACAAACTTAGATAATAAATGGGTAGGCTATTCAGTACCGATTTGATGAGGACAAGCTTGCCGGATTTATTTAAAACCTTCACTTTCCATAAGCTGAGCTTCTGTTCCACCTTATCTATGATTGGTTTCCAAGTCTTCACTAGGCGAGGATTTGCTCGTAAAGAAACCCCGAGGTATCTAACAGGTAAACCAGCTTGCTGGCACCCCAGTAGGCCACACGCATGATCAATCCATCCTTGCTCACAGTTCACCGAGATCAGATTCGATTTATCAAAATTGATGCTCAGGCCAGACATCAGCTCAAAACACCGCAACAGCCTCTTATAATTTACAATTGTTTCAGTCTCTGGCGGGTTTAACAGAATTGTGTCATCTGTAAATTATAGGTGCGACAGCTCAATATGATCTCCCCCGACCAGCAGCGGAGCAATGCGCCCGTTCCTGACGGCTTCTCCCAACATCCTATGCAAGACATCAACAACAAGGACAAATAGAAGTGGGGAAAGGGGGTCTCCTTGTCGTAGGCCCCTTCCCATCTTGAATGGCCTGGATGGTGTCCCGTTAACTAGGACTGACATAGTAGCCGTAGTAACACACTCCTTCACCCAATTCCTCCACCTTAGGCCGAAATCCATCTTCTACAGCACAATATCTACAAAACTCCACCTTACTCTATCATAAGCTTTTTGAAAATCCAGCTTAATAATGGCCGCTGTCTTTTTCCTCGTCTTCAGCCAATGAACTATTTCACAGGCTATGAGTGTGCCATCATGAATTTTTCTGCCCTTTACAAATGCAGTCTGAGTCTCACCTATCAACCATGGCATAACGGACCTCATCCTCCTCAGCAACAACTTCGAAATCACTTTATAGACACAccccaccatactaatcggcTGAAAGTCCTTCACCTCCTTTGCACCTTCAAACTTTGGGGCTAGTGTCACCCAAGTTACATTTGCATCCGTTGGTAACTTAGCACTTTGGAAGAACCTTAGTACCGCTGCACTGAATTCCTGACCAATATCCTCCCAGCATTTCTTATAAAGTTCATGTTGTACCCATCACTCCCTGGGGCCTTGGAAGATCCGCAATCCCACACTGCCTCCTTGATTTTCTCCGCCGATGGCAAAACTTCTAGAGCTTCAGCCTCATCTCTACTAATCTGTTTTACCAACCCATCCCTGACACCAATCCTCGGCGCGTAATCCTGTCTATATAAATCCTTGTAAAACCCCCTAATTGCACCTTTAATCCTCGCCTGATTCCGCACCAGTCTTCCATGGATCATCAGAGCATCGATCCTATTACTCCGTCTTCTGGCCGAGGCAATGTTATGGAAGTATCTGGTATTCTTATCCATGTTGGCAGCATGCTGGGACCGAGACATCTGCTTCCAGTGGATTTCCTTCCTGATGTACCATTTTTCACAAAAGCTCACCAGTGCCTTCCTTCTAGCCTCCGTTGTACCATCGTAAATTCCATTACTGACTAAATTGTCCAGCTTTGTGATCTCCTCCTCCAACCTCATCAGTCTCTTATCCATGTCCCTAAAGGTATTCTTGTGCCATTGCCGTAGTGGTATTGTTAAAGCCTTCAGCTTCCCTGTGAACTGAGCAtctcccaagtttctccattcaGTTCTTACCATTCTTAGAAAGCCCTCATGCGTAAACCAGGAATCTAGACTTCTGAATGGTCTAGGACCCCCTCCTAAACGCGTACCTTCCACAATCAACGGGTAGTGATCAGACAACCCTCGCGGCCCACCTTTTATCCTAATATCCGGGAACTTCTCAGCCCATTCAACATTGACCAAAACCCTATCAATCCGACTACAGGAACGACCTCGAAACCATGTGTACTTCCTATCAGTCAAAGGTAAATCCATCAACTGCATGTCATACACCCAACTTTTAAAATCGTCCGATGATGCTGGCAAGCTAGTCACCCCTTTGCGATCCTCAACTTGCAAAATTTCATTGAAGTCCCCTAAAAAGTAGAACGGGACCGAACACAAACCCGCAACATAGCTCAATTCTTCCCACACCCCCTGCTTCTCCTCCCTCGCATGCGCTCCGTACACCAGACAAAAAGCACAAAGGAAGTTGGTCTTCGTTAGCACGCCTTCAACGCATAACCACCGCTCACCTTTATAACAATTCTGTATTTTAAACACTACCTCATCCCAAATCAATAATAGACCCCCAGCCGTCCCTACAGACTCCACAAACTCCCAATCAACAGAACTATGTCCCCAAAGCCTTGCAATATTATATTTAGTAAGCACTTCTCTTTTTGTTTCAAGTAATCCTAACATATTCAAATTATACTTCTTCTTCAAAGATTTCACCATACTCAACTTTCCGTCTCCCCTcaaccccctaatattccaacaGGATTTCACTCAATTTATAAAATGTAAGGTTACAAAATATTTGAAGTTTTATACCTCCAACAGGATTTCACTTGATTTAAACTTAATAATTGATTCTCGATTTAATCTGGTAGATAATTTTGTAACTACAAATTATTTAAGAGACATTacaattgaaaaatatttaatgtaagttcttattacttttttttggacaaatatttaaaaaaatttaaatataacttttaaaaagaaaaaaataaaaaagcataaATTTCAAGAAATAAATCATCTTAATTTTTttctcaattaaaaaaataaaatatgatctTTAAttctttagtatttttttaatattttctctTACTTCTtcttataaaatattttcaaacggaaaaaatttgaaaaaatctaTTTCCTAAATTTCAGAATGACACGTAGAAAAATACCTATAAACCATCGTCTTCTCTACACAAGATAATTCTGGCACAACTCGTAAGCTACAAAAGACGAAAATCAGTATGATGCCGATTGCTTAGTTATAACATCTGATATTAAATCTGGCACCAAATTGATACGAGAATGTCAcaaatttggaaagaaaaagcaaaaaacaaaaaaaacccaGAGCAATGGTGttgattaataataataaatattctgAATTGGGAATCAGCTACAAAAATTGACCTGAAAAGTGAAAAGGCTTGGAAATGAATCGTTGTTGATGGAAACAAAATGCTGTTTGTTTTATTAATTTGAAGTTACGTTACATTCTTCAATTTATAAGGATGATTTTATTGAGTTTGTCCATAACGTGATAAGTGGACGGTTGAGATGGTTTGATTGAGACGCTAATGTGCATCCAAGTGTTGCTATTTACAGATCCAACTCTTCTTGGAGAATTGGATTTGGCCCACCCATGGACCCCTTTATTTTCTACTAATGACATGACACAATTACCAAATACctcatttaatttcttttcttccgAATAAAGCATTTTATGTTATGCAGTTAGATACTAAGTTAAGGACCATAGATTAATTTTAGTGCCTCATCCAATGGTCCAAACTATAATGACCAGTCCTGTGCTATTTTCTGCAAGGTTCAGTATGAAACAGACCCCTTTCTATCTTTTTCTTTAATCTCATATTTCGTATATTTAATTTAAGTCTGTATTCATCTCTGTATCACTATGCCCATTAGTTATTACCCGCACCGTTACAACATgcgttttattattattattattattattattatatgcgcCATTGTTACCTTANNNNNNNNNNNNNNNNNNNNNNNNNNNNNNNNNNNNNNNNNNNNNNNNNNNNNNNNNNNNNNNNNNNNNNNNNNNNNNNNNNNNNNNNNNNNNNNNNNNNNNNNNNNNNNNNNNNNNNNNNNNNNNNNNNNNNNNNNNNNNNNNNNNNNNNNNNNNNNNNNNNNNNNNNNNNNNNNNNNNNNNNNNNNNNNNNNNNNNNNNNNNNNNNNNNNNNNNNNNNNNNNNNNNNNNNNNNNNNNNNNNNNNNNNNNNNNNNNNNNNNNNNNNNNNNNNNNNNNNNNNNTTGTTAATAATattgttaatattattattataccaTAGTAGGATAGAACTAGAATACTATATCTTCCCCCACATTAGAACAACATTGCTGAACTTGCTTTCTGCTTTCTAATTTTCACTTCTTCACACTTCACTCTTCACACTTCACACCTCACACCTCACAAATCCACCAAATCTAGGAGCATATTCCAGCTCCACCACAAAACCCTGCAAAAAGAAACCCACTTTTGATTCTTTTCAGGTACCCATTCTCTTCTTCTGTTGCATTCCTAATTCAAGATCTTTTATTTATGGAGTTTGGAGGATTTTTTGTTCAGGAGATCTCTGTATTTGGTGTTAAACATGCAGATCGAGATGCGCATATATGctactttattattattattttctttttctttgtttatttcactttttatttttctcttcatattttctgtatgtgtgtgtgtgtgtgtgttttacaTTTGATTTCTTTGACAGTTTTCTACTATGTTATTCTCCTTTTGATGTGAACTCCCCTTTGAGGTGATTGTACTCTGAATACTCGTGCTTTTTCCTTGTACTTCAACTGCAAAAAAATGTTCCTTGCTCAGTGAGGAGGGAATCATCATTCAAGGCTTGAAATGATTAGTTTCTTTCTGTCCAGCTTGTATTGCTTAgctgataaaaaatattaaactaaaaaaaatggaGCTTTATGATGCTGTTTTTTCTATGTGCTGATGGGGTCTAGCTGTGTGGTAAACCCCAAGTCATAGGTAGGTAACAAAAAGGTCTtaagcaaaagaaataaaaaaaaaaaattcaagttgtAGATACTGGTGCACAGGGCAAATTGTAAATTGAACTTTAGTCATTCATGCGTAGTTCATGATTAGATCACTATTTTTCTCCATATGCTGCATAGAGATTAGGATATTCAATACAGCTTCTTAATCAAGTAACTTGGAAGAGAATGATGCTAAACCTTggatatgatttggaaaatatTTTTGGCTAAGAGTGTATTTTGGTGATAATTTGCAAATTATGGTTTGATTCAACgaccattttttattttttgattttgtTTGGGGGAGGGGGACTTAAAATTTAACTGAATGTGATTTTGACAATACATGTTTTGATGTTTTGAAAGACAAAACAAACACATACTTCGATGCAGATTTTGATTCAACCTGTTCTTGCTGTCCAGCTGTACCCTTAAGTCTGTTTTGATTTATGTGCTTATTTGTCTTATTACATGGATGAgaatatattatttgatttgattatgcCATGGCAAGTTGCATGGAGGTATCAGCATATGAATTGGCCTAAGATTTTCCACTGGAAGGGAGAGGGGTTGGGGAGGAACCTGCTTGTGTTTGTATGCTCCTGACACTGTTCTAGTTCCTTGTTAGGTGAACTCAAGCTCACTACTTGACATATGCATTAAAAAAGGGCATTGAAACACTTGTTTCTGGTGGAGCTTGACTAGTGCATCTTCTATGCTATCTTTTGTAACAGAACATATGGGGTCACTCTGCAGCAAGAATCGTCGTTATAATGATGCCGAGGCTGAAGAAAATGCACAGGTTCGCTTTTCTTGAAAAATTGCATACTACTTAGGCCACAGATAATTGTAAACATTAAAATGAGATCTAATTTGATAAAGCTGTTGTGCTTTTGCAGGCTGCAGAAATTGAGAGAAGAATAGAATTAGAAACAAAGGCTGAAAAGCATATTCAGAAACTTCTACTACTAGGTTTGTTTCATCTGGGTCAGCTTTCCCTTTATATCACAGTTGTGTTATTGTATATACTCCACATATAAGTTCCCAAGCAAAAAATTAGTCCAGGATTGAAACTCCTAGAAGGACTTGGAATCTAACATTGCGTCAGTTGTGATGTTATCAAGAGGAGAAATAATCATATATGCCACAATCTGTTACAACCTGCATGCTTTTGTTGATGTTACTTTTGTGGATTTACATAAATAAACAAATCGATTTCTCTGTTATTTAGGTGCTGGAGAGTCAGGGAAGTCTACAATCTTTAAGCAGGCAAGAAATTGCATGTTCTCTACAGCTTCTTAAGATAATATATGATTGCTAGGGTACCGTATATTTAGTGCTGACATTGCCTATTGGTTGAAATATGCAGATAAAACTTTTGTTTCAAACGGGCTTTGATGAGGCAGAGCTAAAAAGCTACATACCAGTCATTCATGCTAATGTGTATCAGACAATAAAAGTACGCAATACTTGAAAGGGTGTGttgattatttttcttttaaaaatacatAGAGCTTAATAGTGCCACCATAGTTTCAACAAAAAGTTAAATGTGAGTTGAGTTTTATTGGATATATTTGAGAAAATGGTTCCTTAGATTGTGCTTAACATGTTTAAACAGCTACTGCATGATGGGGCGAAGGAGTTAGCTCAGAATGATATTGATTCTTCAAAATATTTGATATCCAGTGAGAAGCAGGTAGTTATTTAGGTTTCTTTTCTGAAGCATCTGTTGCAGTTGTCTAACTTGTATGTCAAAAGTCTTGTTATTTAAAAGAGATTGATTTTATGACAGGGTATTGGTGAGAAACTCTCGGAAATTGGAGGCAGGCTCGATTACCCACATCTCACCAAGGAGCTTGCAAAGGAAATAGAGACTCTGTGGGAGGATGCTGCAATTCAGGTGGCTCTATTGCACACTTTGATTGTGTTGCCTTTGGTATTTCTCTCATAAATAACTTGGTATTTATGTCAAACATTTTACTTGCTGTAGGAAACATATGCCCGTGGTAATGAACTTCAAGTTCCAGATTGTACCCATTATTTCATGGAAAATTTGCAGAGGCTGGCTGATGCAAACTATGTTCCAACAAAGGTATCCAAGATTGGTTTTTCACTCTTTCTTTTGTTGTTACTGTaatgtgttttattttctcttaGTATGCTACAAACCTTTCTTTTCTATTTGGGCTATGTGTATTAAATGTTCCAAGTATGACAGtccaaaatttgaaaaaaaaagttgtAGATCATGTTTTGTTAATAACCATATTAATGATCATATCTTGCTTTATTCATCACAAATCTAATCAGCAGTTAGCTCTGTTTGATGTCCTAAACTTGTTTTTATCCATGATTCAATTTAACTTTCTAGTAGTTGCAAGCATATTAATATTGTCAATTGTGATGCTGCAAAAGTTACCTGATATGTAGTCATCACACCAAGCacactatatttttttcttttatagaaccGTCAATATGAAATTGTTGTAAAATATCTCATATTTCTTTCACTGTTATACAGGAGGATGTTCTGTATGCAAGAGTTCGTACAACAGGTGTTGTGGAAATCCAGTTCAGGTGAACATACTGACCTGAAATGATAGTCAAATGCTTATTTCTGTCCCTCCCTTATACCGGATTGAAGACTTTTATATGTTGAGTAGTGCTGTATATTTGCTCATTATTAACCAACTTAGAATGAAGGCATAAACGTAGTTTCAAACAAATGCATTATTCAGTCTTTAGTCTCACTAGTTACTCTTCATATATAAATTTTCAGCAGTCTCTGAAGGGGACAATAAGTTAGATTCTACATTTACTGAGTGCAATTCCTTGGTTATGAATTATAGCTTTTGGAATATTAACCCTTTAGCTTGATTCCTGTTGCTTGAGCTTATATAGAAACAATGTTGTAGCATCTTGGTACCTATTactttttctctctacctattaCTAATAAGTATTCACAACCTTAGATTGAGATAAGTGTGATTCAGTCTTGGCATGTATGTGTGCACATGAAGGCAGTTGTGCTCTTGTTGGTTACTTATTATTCATAATGTCATGTTGCTTTTTCTCAAATCTTAATCTGGTTTAGAGATTGGAACAACTTGATTGGTATGTCTGTGCTATTTTGACAGCCCTGTTGGAGAAAACAAGAAAAGCGGTGAGGTCTATAGACTCTTTGATGTTGGGGGCCAGAGAAATGAAAGGAGAAAATGGATCCATCTTTTTGAAGGAGTTTCAGCTGTAATATTCTGTGCTGCTATTAGCGAGTATGGTTTACCAATTGTTTGCGTATATTAATATGATTACAAAATAATGTAATTTTAGCTGCATAACTTAGTTATGAGTATACACCTTCTATGAGTTATCATCTTACTTAAAAGCACTTACCAATTACTTGAAAGTGATGAATAAGGGAAACTCGTTCTAGTGCTGTAGGTAAGGATTTAGCATGTTTGGTGTTAGTAATGTTAGAGAGTTTGGTGTGTAATAACTGATAATTAATAGGTGTGTGAAGCTACTATGGTCTTGACATGATATTTGCTTTTCAGGTATGATCAAACGCTTTTTGAGGATGAGAACAGGAACAGAATGATGGAGACTAAGGAACTTTTTGAGTGGGTCCTTAAGCAGCCATGTTTTGAGGTTTCATTCCAtactactttttttttatatatatattatttatactttt harbors:
- the LOC107620885 gene encoding uncharacterized protein LOC107620885 translates to MVKSLKKKYNLNMLGLLETKREVLTKYNIARLWGHSSVDWEFVESVGTAGGLLLIWDEVVFKIQNCYKGERWLCVEGVLTKTNFLCAFCLVYGAHAREEKQGVWEELSYVAGLCSVPFYFLGDFNEILQVEDRKGVTSLPASSDDFKSWVYDMQLMDLPLTDRKYTWFRGRSCSRIDRVLVNVEWAEKFPDIRIKGGPRGLSDHYPLIVEGTRLGGGPRPFRSLDSWFTHEGFLRMVRTEWRNLGDAQFTGKLKALTIPLRQWHKNTFRDMDKRLMRLEEEITKLDNLVSNGIYDGTTEARRKALVSFCEKWYIRKEIHWKQMSRSQHAANMDKNTRYFHNIASARRRSNRIDALMIHGRLVRNQARIKGAIRGFYKDLYRQDYAPRIGVRDGLVKQISRDEAEALEVLPSAEKIKEAVWDCGSSKAPGSDGYNMNFIRNAGRILVRNSVQRY
- the LOC107622885 gene encoding guanine nucleotide-binding protein alpha-1 subunit isoform X3; this translates as MLSFVTEHMGSLCSKNRRYNDAEAEENAQAAEIERRIELETKAEKHIQKLLLLGAGESGKSTIFKQIKLLFQTGFDEAELKSYIPVIHANVYQTIKLLHDGAKELAQNDIDSSKYLISSEKQGIGEKLSEIGGRLDYPHLTKELAKEIETLWEDAAIQETYARGNELQVPDCTHYFMENLQRLADANYVPTKEDVLYARVRTTGVVEIQFRYDQTLFEDENRNRMMETKELFEWVLKQPCFEKTSFMLFLNKFDIFEKKILKVPLNVCEWFKDYQPVSTGKQEIEHAYEFVKKKFEELYFQSTAPDHVDRVFKVYRTTALDQKLVKKTFKLVDETLRRRNLFEAGLL
- the LOC107622885 gene encoding guanine nucleotide-binding protein alpha-1 subunit isoform X1; this encodes MLSFVTEHMGSLCSKNRRYNDAEAEENAQAAEIERRIELETKAEKHIQKLLLLGAGESGKSTIFKQIKLLFQTGFDEAELKSYIPVIHANVYQTIKLLHDGAKELAQNDIDSSKYLISSEKQGIGEKLSEIGGRLDYPHLTKELAKEIETLWEDAAIQETYARGNELQVPDCTHYFMENLQRLADANYVPTKEDVLYARVRTTGVVEIQFSPVGENKKSGEVYRLFDVGGQRNERRKWIHLFEGVSAVIFCAAISEYDQTLFEDENRNRMMETKELFEWVLKQPCFEKTSFMLFLNKFDIFEKKILKVPLNVCEWFKDYQPVSTGKQEIEHAYEFVKKKFEELYFQSTAPDHVDRVFKVYRTTALDQKLVKKTFKLVDETLRRRNLFEAGLL
- the LOC107622885 gene encoding guanine nucleotide-binding protein alpha-1 subunit isoform X2 — protein: MGSLCSKNRRYNDAEAEENAQAAEIERRIELETKAEKHIQKLLLLGAGESGKSTIFKQIKLLFQTGFDEAELKSYIPVIHANVYQTIKLLHDGAKELAQNDIDSSKYLISSEKQGIGEKLSEIGGRLDYPHLTKELAKEIETLWEDAAIQETYARGNELQVPDCTHYFMENLQRLADANYVPTKEDVLYARVRTTGVVEIQFSPVGENKKSGEVYRLFDVGGQRNERRKWIHLFEGVSAVIFCAAISEYDQTLFEDENRNRMMETKELFEWVLKQPCFEKTSFMLFLNKFDIFEKKILKVPLNVCEWFKDYQPVSTGKQEIEHAYEFVKKKFEELYFQSTAPDHVDRVFKVYRTTALDQKLVKKTFKLVDETLRRRNLFEAGLL